A window of the Acidimicrobiales bacterium genome harbors these coding sequences:
- a CDS encoding MBL fold metallo-hydrolase produces the protein MKFTQYYLDCLSQASYLIGDETTGRAVVVDPRRDIDEYVNDAAAAGLTIELILETHFHADFLSGHLELAEATGAEIGFSSVASPEFAFRPLGDGERISLGDVQIEILHTPGHTPESISIVVYEHADDTVPYGVLTGDTLFIGDVGRPDLLASIGFTRDELADKLYDSLHTKLLPLPDATRVFPGHGAGSACGKNLSTETQSTIGEQRSNNYALLAPDKKTFVDLVTEGQPPAPDYFVYDAILNRKERPLLDETSMPTALTLAEVENKVARGALLLDGRDPEEFARGHLAGSINVGLNGRYAEFAGSVVPSDADIVLVVDEGFEIEARNRLARIGFDKVVGYLAQPLRVMVENPGMVEQASRLTRSEYEERAAALDNLQIVDVRNPGEHALGSLAGATLIPVGQLPSMVDQLDPNRPTVVFCAGGYRSSVAASVLRQAGFSDVSDIIGGYSAWLPAEANA, from the coding sequence ATGAAGTTCACGCAGTACTACCTCGACTGCCTCTCACAGGCCTCCTATCTCATCGGCGATGAGACCACCGGACGGGCCGTGGTGGTCGACCCCCGCCGCGACATCGATGAATACGTCAACGATGCGGCGGCCGCCGGCCTCACGATCGAGCTCATCCTCGAGACCCACTTCCATGCCGACTTCCTCTCCGGCCACCTCGAGCTGGCCGAAGCCACCGGGGCCGAGATCGGCTTCTCGTCGGTGGCCTCACCCGAGTTCGCTTTCCGCCCCCTGGGCGACGGTGAGCGCATCTCGCTCGGCGACGTCCAGATCGAGATTCTCCACACCCCCGGCCACACCCCGGAATCGATCAGCATCGTGGTCTACGAACACGCCGATGACACCGTGCCCTACGGCGTCCTCACCGGCGACACGCTCTTCATCGGCGACGTCGGCCGTCCCGACCTGCTCGCCTCGATCGGCTTCACTCGCGACGAGCTCGCCGACAAGCTCTACGACAGCCTCCACACCAAGTTGCTCCCCCTCCCCGATGCCACCCGGGTGTTCCCCGGCCACGGCGCCGGCTCGGCGTGCGGCAAGAACCTGTCGACCGAGACCCAGTCGACGATCGGCGAACAGCGAAGCAACAACTACGCGCTGCTCGCTCCCGACAAGAAGACCTTCGTCGATCTCGTCACCGAGGGCCAGCCACCGGCACCGGACTACTTCGTCTACGACGCCATCCTCAACCGCAAGGAACGTCCGCTGCTCGACGAGACCTCGATGCCGACGGCGCTGACGCTGGCCGAGGTCGAGAACAAGGTCGCCCGCGGCGCCCTCCTCCTCGACGGCCGCGACCCCGAAGAGTTCGCCCGAGGTCATCTCGCCGGCTCCATCAATGTCGGGCTCAATGGCCGCTACGCCGAATTCGCGGGCTCCGTCGTGCCGAGCGACGCCGACATCGTGCTCGTGGTCGACGAGGGCTTCGAGATCGAAGCTCGGAACCGTCTGGCCCGTATCGGGTTCGACAAGGTGGTCGGCTACCTCGCCCAGCCCCTCCGGGTGATGGTCGAGAACCCGGGCATGGTCGAGCAGGCGTCACGCCTCACCCGTTCGGAGTACGAAGAGCGGGCCGCTGCGCTCGACAATCTCCAGATCGTCGATGTGCGCAATCCCGGCGAGCACGCACTCGGCTCGCTCGCTGGGGCCACGCTCATTCCCGTCGGTCAGTTGCCGAGCATGGTCGACCAGCTCGACCCCAACCGTCCGACCGTCGTGTTCTGCGCCGGTGGATACCGGTCCTCGGTGGCGGCGAGCGTGCTTCGTCAAGCCGGATTCAGCGATGTCTCCGACATCATCGGTGGCTACAGCGCCTGGCTTCCCGCCGAGGCGAACGCCTGA
- a CDS encoding BLUF domain-containing protein, translating into MIESNLIRLIYVSQNLILGSRDEVVASVEQILVASRQRNAEASITGALMFNDGCFAQVLEGPEDAVIATHERILADPRHAKVVMIAEQPVEARQFGGWDMAFVGASTEASERFSSVLNDEAVSPETIDGDWVFDLVVDHLYSAEHANDAPTAI; encoded by the coding sequence ATGATCGAGAGCAACCTGATTCGTCTGATCTACGTCAGCCAGAACCTGATCCTCGGTAGCCGCGACGAGGTGGTGGCATCCGTCGAGCAGATCCTGGTGGCCTCACGGCAACGCAACGCCGAGGCATCGATCACCGGCGCGCTCATGTTCAACGACGGCTGCTTCGCCCAGGTGCTCGAGGGCCCGGAGGACGCCGTCATCGCCACCCACGAACGGATTCTCGCCGACCCTCGCCACGCCAAGGTGGTGATGATCGCCGAGCAACCGGTCGAAGCCCGACAGTTCGGCGGGTGGGACATGGCCTTCGTCGGCGCATCCACCGAGGCGAGCGAACGATTCTCATCGGTGCTCAACGACGAGGCCGTCTCGCCCGAGACCATCGACGGCGACTGGGTGTTCGACCTCGTCGTTGATCACCTCTACAGCGCCGAACACGCGAACGACGCCCCCACCGCCATCTGA
- a CDS encoding SDR family oxidoreductase, with product MTLAIVTGGSTGIGLAIVRALLDQNVASEVVVWDLRPAADEPLLDGVTQVVCDVTDEDSVLEAFASLGRPPSILVNNAGGDPNPPGTARGGLAGPDPFGSVEEFRRMVDLNFVSAHVVTSVVGPSMPSGSAICNTASIAGQRPGGLFAYGAAKAAMIHWTKSMALYLGERRVRVNAVAPGIIRTRLWEEMAPERAAYDAMIEQFMPLGSDQSPSDIANAVAFLCSDAAAQITGQVIAVDGGMTLGRPPAKP from the coding sequence ATGACACTTGCGATCGTGACCGGCGGATCGACCGGTATCGGCCTTGCCATCGTGCGAGCCCTCCTCGACCAGAACGTCGCCTCCGAGGTGGTGGTGTGGGATCTCCGCCCTGCGGCCGATGAGCCGTTGCTCGACGGCGTGACCCAGGTGGTGTGCGACGTCACCGATGAAGACTCGGTGCTCGAGGCGTTCGCATCCCTCGGGCGACCGCCGTCGATCCTCGTCAACAACGCCGGCGGTGACCCCAATCCGCCCGGAACGGCACGCGGAGGTTTGGCGGGGCCTGATCCCTTCGGCTCGGTCGAGGAGTTCCGGCGCATGGTCGACCTCAACTTCGTCTCGGCCCATGTCGTCACGAGCGTCGTCGGTCCGTCGATGCCGTCGGGTTCGGCGATCTGCAACACGGCGTCGATCGCCGGCCAGCGTCCCGGTGGGCTGTTCGCCTACGGGGCCGCAAAGGCGGCGATGATCCATTGGACGAAGTCGATGGCGCTCTACCTCGGCGAGCGACGCGTGCGGGTCAACGCGGTGGCCCCGGGCATCATCCGGACCCGACTCTGGGAGGAGATGGCGCCCGAGCGCGCGGCGTATGACGCCATGATCGAGCAGTTCATGCCGCTGGGTTCCGACCAGTCACCTTCCGACATCGCCAACGCCGTCGCCTTCCTCTGCTCCGACGCAGCCGCCCAGATCACCGGCCAGGTGATCGCCGTCGACGGCGGCATGACCCTCGGCCGCCCACCCGCCAAACCCTGA
- a CDS encoding DEAD/DEAH box helicase has protein sequence MSDHEIDPFFPDAQPVDAGFASLGLRAELLSALEGLGYESPTPIQRETIPLLLSGRDMLGQAATGTGKTAAFALPILHGIGPGAAAIPTALVLVPTRELAVQVSEAFAGYGRDLGIKVVAVYGGQPIGRQLGALDRGVHVVVATPGRALDHIKRHSLELDQIRTVVLDEADEMLDMGFTEDIEAILEKTPADRQTVMFSATMPPRINAIAEQHQRDPARIQIAKADADAAKALIRQTVYMVQKAHKAAALGRILDVEAPSSAIVFCRTRSEVDELTETMNGRGYRAEALHGGMDQLQRDRVMARLREGTAQLLVATDVAARGLDVDTLTHVVNYDVPTAPESYVHRIGRVGRAGREGVAITLAEPRQKRLLQNIERVTKQTFTMSTVPTVADLRARQLDLTVTAVREALASDDLDDFNAVLNALAGEDSDRNIALAAIKLLHQANNPAVDEIDIPDASVRGSKFDRSNKGDRSRSGGDRGRGDRGDRSDRGDRGRSDRGDRSDRGDRGQRGGDRGGRSGGRPNERRSGETASIYVGVGRKGGMRPGDLVGAIANEAGLQGREIGPIQISDHFSVVGVPEEAAERVIKAINNTSIRGKRAKVRRFVD, from the coding sequence ATGAGTGACCACGAGATCGACCCGTTCTTCCCCGACGCTCAGCCGGTGGACGCCGGCTTCGCGTCGCTCGGACTGCGAGCCGAACTACTGTCGGCACTCGAGGGCCTCGGCTACGAGTCGCCAACCCCGATCCAGCGCGAGACCATTCCGCTGCTGCTGTCAGGGCGCGACATGCTCGGGCAAGCGGCAACGGGCACGGGGAAGACGGCCGCGTTTGCGCTGCCGATCCTCCACGGCATCGGGCCTGGGGCCGCCGCGATCCCGACGGCGCTGGTGCTCGTACCGACGAGGGAGCTGGCCGTACAGGTGAGCGAGGCGTTTGCCGGCTACGGGCGCGATCTCGGGATCAAGGTGGTGGCGGTCTACGGCGGCCAGCCCATCGGTCGGCAGCTCGGCGCCCTCGATCGTGGCGTGCACGTCGTGGTTGCCACCCCCGGCCGTGCGCTCGATCACATCAAGCGCCACTCGCTCGAACTCGATCAGATCCGCACCGTCGTTCTCGACGAGGCCGACGAGATGCTCGACATGGGGTTCACCGAAGACATCGAGGCCATTCTCGAAAAGACACCGGCCGACCGCCAGACGGTCATGTTCTCGGCCACCATGCCTCCTCGCATCAATGCCATCGCCGAGCAGCATCAGCGCGATCCGGCTCGCATCCAGATCGCCAAGGCCGACGCCGATGCTGCGAAGGCGCTCATTCGCCAGACCGTCTACATGGTGCAGAAGGCGCACAAGGCCGCAGCGCTCGGACGCATCCTCGACGTCGAGGCCCCCTCGTCGGCCATCGTCTTCTGCCGGACCCGGTCAGAAGTCGACGAGCTGACCGAGACCATGAACGGCCGCGGCTACCGAGCGGAAGCGCTCCACGGTGGCATGGACCAGCTCCAACGAGATCGAGTGATGGCACGTCTTCGTGAGGGAACGGCGCAGTTGTTGGTCGCCACCGACGTGGCCGCGCGCGGACTCGATGTCGACACGCTCACGCACGTGGTGAACTACGACGTGCCAACGGCACCCGAGAGCTACGTTCACCGCATCGGACGAGTGGGGCGCGCCGGTCGCGAAGGCGTCGCCATCACGCTGGCCGAGCCACGGCAGAAACGGCTCCTGCAGAACATCGAGCGCGTCACCAAGCAGACCTTCACGATGAGCACGGTGCCGACGGTGGCCGACCTGCGAGCTCGCCAACTCGATCTGACCGTCACCGCTGTGCGCGAAGCGCTGGCTTCCGACGACCTCGACGACTTCAACGCCGTGTTGAACGCGCTGGCGGGCGAGGACTCGGATCGCAACATCGCGCTGGCCGCCATCAAGCTGCTGCATCAGGCCAACAACCCGGCGGTCGACGAGATCGACATTCCCGATGCATCGGTGCGGGGGTCGAAGTTCGACCGTTCGAACAAGGGCGATCGCAGTCGCTCGGGTGGTGACCGTGGTCGCGGCGATCGAGGCGACCGCAGCGACCGGGGTGACCGTGGTCGCAGCGATCGAGGTGACCGCAGCGACCGGGGTGACCGTGGACAACGGGGCGGCGACCGCGGCGGTAGGTCGGGTGGCCGACCGAACGAGCGGCGCAGCGGCGAGACGGCATCGATCTATGTGGGCGTCGGTCGGAAGGGTGGCATGCGCCCCGGCGATCTGGTGGGGGCAATCGCGAACGAAGCCGGACTCCAGGGACGCGAGATCGGACCCATCCAGATCAGCGACCACTTCTCGGTGGTCGGCGTGCCCGAGGAAGCCGCCGAGCGAGTGATCAAGGCGATCAACAACACCTCGATCCGGGGCAAACGGGCCAAGGTGCGCCGCTTCGTCGACTGA
- a CDS encoding MFS transporter, with product MKYERLIAICFSTVMVMAGQGVVSPVLPLYADDFGVSTALIGATVTAFGLARLVVNIPAGVVADQRGRRFLLIGGPLVTAVGMFGSGISPSIWVLLAFRFIAGLGSGLYMTGAQIYLLDIAGPEQRGRFIATNQGALLAGVSAGPALGGFLADRYGLSAPFLVVAGAALFTAIYGYLRLPETRPTSAPTDERSNTGIGGTAVSRLDLLRSVDFLAVGFVAIGVFSIRAGVRQTLVPLHLSAAFGLEVSELGLLFTLLGVIGLVLIWPAGWAADRFGRKILIVPTAALMAVGMGLVSVAESLTLFVIGLTISAIGSGITGPAPAAFVADLVGDEKRGMAMGMYRTFGDIGVVGSPVLSGMLADATSIPVAIGANAVFIGAAAVFFGVFASEPHRVTPDDLP from the coding sequence ATGAAGTACGAGCGCCTGATCGCCATCTGTTTCTCCACGGTGATGGTGATGGCGGGCCAGGGTGTGGTCAGCCCGGTCCTCCCCCTCTACGCCGACGATTTCGGAGTGAGCACCGCCCTCATCGGCGCCACCGTCACCGCCTTCGGCCTGGCTCGGCTCGTGGTCAACATCCCCGCCGGCGTCGTGGCCGACCAGCGGGGTCGACGGTTCCTGCTCATCGGTGGCCCGCTCGTGACGGCCGTTGGCATGTTCGGTTCGGGCATCTCGCCGTCGATCTGGGTCCTGCTCGCCTTCCGCTTCATCGCTGGCCTCGGCTCGGGTCTGTACATGACTGGTGCCCAGATCTACCTGCTCGACATCGCCGGCCCCGAGCAACGAGGTCGGTTCATCGCCACGAACCAGGGAGCGTTGCTCGCCGGCGTGAGCGCGGGCCCGGCGTTGGGAGGCTTCCTCGCCGACCGATACGGCTTGTCGGCACCGTTCCTCGTCGTCGCCGGCGCCGCCCTCTTCACGGCGATCTACGGCTACCTCCGGCTGCCGGAAACTCGACCGACATCGGCGCCCACCGACGAGCGCTCGAACACCGGCATCGGCGGCACCGCGGTATCGAGGCTCGACCTGTTGCGGTCGGTCGATTTCTTGGCCGTCGGCTTCGTCGCCATCGGCGTGTTCTCGATCCGAGCCGGTGTTCGCCAGACGCTGGTGCCGCTCCACCTCAGCGCGGCGTTCGGGCTCGAGGTCTCCGAGCTCGGGCTGTTGTTCACCCTTCTCGGTGTGATCGGGCTGGTGCTGATCTGGCCTGCGGGATGGGCCGCCGACCGATTCGGACGCAAGATCCTCATCGTCCCGACGGCGGCACTCATGGCGGTGGGCATGGGTCTGGTCTCGGTCGCCGAATCGCTCACGCTGTTCGTGATCGGGCTCACGATCTCGGCCATCGGCTCGGGAATCACCGGGCCCGCACCGGCGGCGTTCGTCGCCGACCTAGTGGGCGACGAAAAACGAGGCATGGCGATGGGCATGTACCGGACGTTCGGCGACATCGGCGTCGTGGGTTCACCGGTGCTCAGCGGCATGTTGGCGGACGCCACCTCGATCCCGGTCGCCATCGGCGCCAACGCCGTGTTCATCGGAGCGGCGGCGGTGTTCTTCGGCGTGTTCGCCTCGGAGCCGCACCGAGTCACACCGGACGATCTCCCTTGA
- a CDS encoding TauD/TfdA family dioxygenase, with the protein MLTITPLSGTVGAEVAGIDLAVDLGDDEIGELREAFLDHHVLVFREQQLTPEQQMSFGRRFGELDTHPFVESNPAYAEVLEIVTEPEDRANFGGGWHTDLTFLDEPDLGSILYAVEVPPVGGDTLFANQHAAYDAMSVPIRQMLDGLVATHSAGPQYGAGGYSTRSKAMQTKDADLVDRVVEHPVVRTHPETGRKGLYVNPAFTTGIRGLRRDESQAMLDLLFRQAVKEPFTCRVRWEPGTLTMWDNRSVQHFALHDYAGHRRHMRRITIKGDRPV; encoded by the coding sequence ATGCTCACCATCACTCCGCTCAGCGGCACGGTCGGTGCCGAAGTGGCCGGGATCGATCTCGCTGTCGATCTCGGCGATGACGAGATCGGCGAGCTCCGGGAGGCGTTCCTCGACCATCACGTGTTGGTTTTCAGGGAGCAACAGCTGACTCCCGAGCAGCAGATGTCGTTCGGCCGACGCTTCGGTGAGCTCGACACGCATCCGTTCGTCGAGTCGAACCCGGCCTACGCCGAGGTGCTCGAGATCGTGACCGAGCCCGAGGACCGAGCGAACTTCGGTGGTGGGTGGCACACCGACCTGACGTTCCTCGACGAACCCGATCTGGGATCGATCCTCTACGCAGTCGAGGTCCCGCCGGTCGGGGGTGACACGCTGTTCGCCAACCAGCACGCCGCATATGACGCCATGAGCGTTCCGATTCGCCAGATGCTCGACGGTCTCGTCGCCACCCACTCCGCCGGTCCGCAGTACGGCGCCGGTGGTTACTCGACCCGATCGAAGGCGATGCAAACCAAGGACGCCGATCTGGTGGATCGCGTCGTCGAACACCCGGTCGTCCGCACCCATCCCGAAACGGGGCGCAAGGGGTTGTACGTCAACCCGGCGTTCACCACCGGCATCCGAGGACTGCGACGCGACGAGTCGCAGGCGATGCTCGACCTGTTGTTCCGTCAAGCGGTGAAAGAACCGTTCACCTGCCGGGTCCGGTGGGAGCCGGGCACGCTGACGATGTGGGACAACCGGAGCGTGCAGCACTTCGCGCTGCACGACTACGCCGGGCATCGCCGTCACATGCGCCGCATCACGATCAAGGGAGATCGTCCGGTGTGA
- a CDS encoding CAP domain-containing protein, translating to MPQAALLRRAMLSVAALAAVGVSVAAGTAGSEQAGSVQRSRNEVHADYLAAHATVAADPGWTGDGAACDAGTISVAYQQQQVDRINYYRRLAGLEHDVELDTGMSAEAQEAALIIWANAAVDHNPSPSAACYSETGATGSFNSDLYQRTGFDALRGFMEDPGEANVSVGHRNWLLMPQLRSVGIGEVPTTASEVDGGYAVNFRNGFELEKDTAVVAWPSAGYFPEELVDERWSVSIYGADFSNASVAVRRDGEPIDAPIVFNERRPGVLPASIITFTPEGIDDAVDGRDTRYEVSITGVVSDVGSTIEYEVVTFDAEAPLAD from the coding sequence GTGCCCCAGGCTGCCCTTCTTCGACGCGCCATGTTGTCGGTCGCGGCACTCGCCGCCGTCGGCGTGTCGGTCGCAGCAGGTACGGCCGGCAGTGAGCAGGCGGGCTCGGTGCAGCGCAGCCGCAACGAGGTCCATGCCGACTACCTCGCCGCACACGCAACCGTCGCGGCCGATCCGGGGTGGACCGGGGACGGCGCCGCGTGCGATGCCGGGACGATCTCGGTTGCGTATCAGCAGCAGCAGGTCGACCGGATCAATTACTACCGTCGGCTGGCCGGGCTCGAGCACGATGTGGAACTCGACACCGGCATGAGTGCCGAGGCCCAGGAGGCAGCGCTCATCATCTGGGCCAACGCAGCTGTCGATCACAACCCCTCGCCGAGCGCAGCCTGCTACAGCGAGACCGGTGCAACGGGATCGTTCAACTCCGATCTCTACCAGCGCACGGGCTTCGACGCCTTGCGGGGTTTCATGGAGGATCCGGGGGAGGCCAACGTGAGCGTTGGACACCGGAACTGGTTGCTGATGCCGCAGCTGCGCAGCGTCGGGATCGGTGAGGTGCCCACCACCGCCTCCGAGGTCGACGGGGGTTACGCCGTCAACTTCCGAAACGGCTTCGAGCTCGAGAAGGACACCGCTGTGGTTGCCTGGCCCAGCGCCGGCTACTTCCCCGAGGAGCTGGTCGACGAGCGGTGGTCGGTGTCGATCTACGGGGCCGACTTCTCGAACGCCTCGGTTGCGGTCCGCCGAGACGGCGAGCCGATCGATGCGCCGATCGTGTTCAACGAACGACGCCCCGGCGTGCTTCCCGCCTCGATCATCACGTTCACGCCCGAAGGCATCGACGACGCGGTCGACGGAAGAGACACGCGCTACGAGGTGAGCATCACCGGGGTGGTGAGCGATGTCGGGTCGACGATCGAGTACGAGGTCGTCACCTTCGACGCCGAAGCGCCGCTCGCCGACTGA
- a CDS encoding EthD family reductase, whose amino-acid sequence MISVLIMYPQTADSTFDMDYYTSTHMPLFAEVLGDACKGWGASTVKGDEWAAYGWAMVESQEAFDAAMAAGGAKVMADVPNYTNISPQLLLGEVAHPTS is encoded by the coding sequence ATGATCTCCGTACTCATCATGTATCCACAGACCGCCGACTCGACCTTCGACATGGACTACTACACCTCCACCCACATGCCACTCTTCGCCGAGGTGCTGGGTGACGCCTGCAAGGGCTGGGGTGCCAGCACCGTCAAGGGCGACGAATGGGCCGCCTACGGTTGGGCGATGGTCGAGAGCCAGGAAGCGTTCGATGCCGCCATGGCGGCGGGTGGCGCCAAGGTCATGGCCGACGTCCCCAACTACACCAACATCTCGCCGCAGCTGCTGCTCGGTGAGGTGGCCCACCCGACCAGCTGA
- a CDS encoding carbonic anhydrase codes for MSDTFRPNTDELIEHNDTYAEHFHDADLQVEPMRHLAVVTCMDSRMDIFKLLGLGNGEAHIIRNAGGVITDDVIRSLCLSQRYLGTKEIILLHHTDCGLQRVTEDQFKAELEAELGIKPWWAVESFVDPYADVKQSMHRLHHTPFVMYKDHVRGFVYDVTTGLINEVEVD; via the coding sequence ATGAGCGACACCTTTCGTCCCAACACCGACGAGCTGATCGAACACAACGACACCTACGCCGAGCACTTCCACGACGCCGACCTCCAGGTCGAGCCAATGCGTCATCTCGCCGTAGTGACGTGCATGGATTCCCGCATGGATATCTTCAAGCTGCTGGGCCTCGGCAACGGCGAGGCCCACATCATCCGCAACGCCGGCGGCGTGATCACCGACGACGTGATCCGTTCGCTCTGCCTGTCCCAGCGCTACCTCGGGACGAAGGAGATCATCCTCCTCCACCACACCGACTGCGGCCTCCAGCGAGTCACCGAAGACCAGTTCAAGGCCGAACTCGAGGCCGAGCTCGGCATCAAGCCGTGGTGGGCGGTCGAGTCTTTCGTCGATCCCTACGCCGATGTGAAGCAGTCGATGCATCGGCTCCATCACACACCCTTCGTCATGTACAAGGACCACGTGCGCGGCTTCGTCTACGACGTCACCACCGGCTTGATCAACGAGGTCGAGGTGGATTGA
- a CDS encoding EAL domain-containing protein: MRSARDSAAVVDRDTRALVRYTDLQASLLDERNWRLAVLGVQEIGISPDLITKVIGIDLVIEWESAAARVDAVAAEIDDPAIDAELAELRVDDETDLRLLGVRYRALEDELNVRSDALFDELLAVAGDVPDGAELIGTARVLEAAAATRSSTAQQLSSYFSARFSGAETAREEVAVLLQQQTVYDDAIEQIERSAESDSMAAEQLGVVETSADVTTFSDGVTQIIETTQELLANGDEGGLGFVTQDLAGVARQFEAGKISSELHLDLVTAAGNDVIISSQALTDRADAATRQAMATIGFLTVVSVAFTIALTRFIGQPLHRLSETAKLLRDGAHRDAVVLAGPVEVREAASALNDASTQLHLAERQAKALARGDLDAAVLAETASGGLGASLQEAVQTLAASMGEREEFRRRLAHEASHDGLTHLPNRKACLEKLHEALARTDSSRSDVAVIFIDLDGFKVVNDQFGHPAGDVVLETTSQRLLSCVRSSDLVGRLGGDEFVVIVDPVGGIDEVQALAERLLDAIGQPISIGKATVRVGGSLGIAMADDPEASGDDLLRDADLAVYRAKANGRNQVVVCDDELRSVVVRQNELDVAIRSAIADDELSLYYQPIVDPLTEQQVGLEALIRWFRPGGDMMPPDSFIPFAERSDLIVEIDSWVVDRVARQMAAWRSEGVDHLVPVSINISGRHLSVDAFVDDVMAPLERYGIDPALIVIEVTESALLDDLGGAAAKLQSLRDRGVRIAIDDFGTGYTSLAHLKTLPIDILKIDQSFTSDDSASSLVKLIIDTGHLLGVSITAEGIETADQAHALSSMGSDDLQGYYYGRPCPPEDITHHFPSALEDR; encoded by the coding sequence GTGCGATCCGCCCGAGACAGCGCGGCGGTGGTCGATCGCGACACCAGAGCGCTGGTCCGCTACACCGATCTGCAGGCCAGCCTGCTCGATGAGCGGAACTGGCGGCTTGCCGTCCTCGGCGTGCAGGAAATCGGGATCAGCCCGGACTTGATCACCAAGGTCATCGGCATCGATCTCGTCATCGAGTGGGAGAGCGCTGCCGCGCGGGTCGACGCCGTCGCCGCCGAGATCGACGATCCGGCCATCGACGCAGAACTGGCCGAGCTTCGCGTCGACGACGAGACCGACCTCCGACTCCTCGGCGTCCGCTATCGAGCGCTCGAGGATGAACTGAACGTGCGGAGTGATGCCCTGTTCGATGAACTGCTCGCAGTCGCTGGCGATGTGCCGGACGGCGCCGAGTTGATCGGCACGGCGCGTGTGCTCGAGGCAGCAGCGGCCACGCGCAGCAGCACGGCGCAACAACTCTCGAGCTACTTCAGTGCTCGGTTCTCGGGTGCGGAGACGGCACGGGAAGAGGTCGCCGTACTGCTGCAGCAGCAGACCGTCTACGACGACGCGATCGAACAGATCGAACGCTCCGCCGAGTCTGACTCGATGGCCGCCGAGCAGCTCGGTGTCGTTGAGACCTCCGCCGATGTCACGACGTTCAGCGATGGTGTCACCCAGATCATCGAAACGACGCAGGAACTCCTCGCCAATGGTGACGAGGGCGGCCTTGGATTCGTTACTCAGGATCTCGCCGGCGTCGCCCGCCAGTTCGAAGCGGGCAAGATCTCGTCGGAGCTCCATCTCGATCTGGTGACGGCGGCCGGCAACGACGTGATCATCTCCAGCCAGGCCCTGACCGATCGAGCGGATGCTGCAACCCGCCAGGCAATGGCGACGATTGGATTCCTGACCGTCGTCTCGGTGGCATTCACGATCGCCCTGACCCGCTTCATCGGCCAACCGCTCCACCGCCTGTCCGAGACGGCGAAGTTGCTGCGTGACGGGGCCCACCGCGACGCTGTCGTGCTCGCCGGCCCGGTGGAGGTGCGAGAGGCGGCGTCGGCGTTGAACGATGCCTCGACCCAGCTGCATCTGGCGGAGCGGCAGGCGAAGGCGCTCGCCCGCGGCGACCTCGATGCGGCGGTGCTGGCCGAGACAGCGAGTGGCGGACTTGGTGCTTCGCTGCAGGAGGCCGTGCAGACCCTCGCCGCGTCGATGGGCGAGCGCGAGGAGTTCCGTCGCCGCCTCGCGCACGAGGCCAGCCATGACGGTTTGACGCACCTACCGAACCGGAAGGCGTGCCTCGAGAAACTGCACGAAGCGCTCGCTCGGACCGACTCGAGTCGGTCGGATGTCGCCGTCATCTTCATCGATCTCGACGGCTTCAAGGTCGTCAACGATCAGTTCGGGCATCCAGCGGGCGATGTCGTGCTCGAGACCACCTCGCAGCGTCTGCTGTCGTGTGTTCGTTCCAGCGATCTGGTCGGCCGCCTCGGTGGCGATGAGTTCGTGGTGATCGTGGACCCTGTTGGCGGCATCGACGAGGTTCAGGCTTTGGCCGAGCGCCTGCTCGACGCAATCGGCCAGCCGATCTCCATTGGCAAGGCCACCGTTCGAGTGGGCGGCAGCCTGGGAATCGCCATGGCCGATGACCCCGAAGCGAGTGGTGACGATCTGCTACGGGACGCCGATCTCGCTGTCTACCGGGCCAAGGCGAACGGGCGCAATCAGGTGGTGGTCTGCGACGATGAGCTCCGCTCGGTCGTGGTGCGGCAGAACGAACTCGACGTCGCCATCCGTTCGGCGATCGCGGACGACGAGCTTTCGCTGTACTACCAGCCGATCGTGGATCCATTGACCGAGCAGCAGGTAGGGCTCGAGGCGCTGATCCGCTGGTTCCGCCCTGGTGGCGACATGATGCCGCCGGACTCGTTCATCCCGTTTGCCGAACGTAGCGACCTGATCGTCGAGATCGACTCTTGGGTGGTCGATCGCGTCGCTCGGCAGATGGCAGCGTGGCGGTCCGAGGGCGTGGATCATCTGGTGCCCGTGTCGATCAACATCTCCGGACGCCACCTGAGCGTGGATGCGTTCGTCGATGATGTGATGGCGCCACTCGAACGCTACGGCATCGACCCCGCCCTGATCGTGATCGAAGTGACCGAGAGTGCCCTCCTCGACGACCTTGGCGGCGCCGCAGCGAAGCTCCAGTCGTTGCGCGATCGCGGTGTTCGGATCGCCATCGACGACTTCGGTACCGGCTACACGTCGCTGGCCCACTTGAAGACGTTGCCGATCGACATCCTCAAGATCGACCAGAGCTTCACGAGTGACGACTCCGCCTCGTCACTCGTCAAGCTGATCATCGACACCGGTCACCTGCTCGGCGTCAGCATCACCGCCGAGGGCATCGAAACGGCGGACCAGGCACACGCACTGTCGTCGATGGGCAGTGACGATCTCCAGGGCTACTACTACGGGCGGCCGTGTCCACCCGAGGACATCACCCACCACTTCCCGTCGGCACTCGAAGACCGCTGA